Proteins encoded in a region of the Diospyros lotus cultivar Yz01 chromosome 9, ASM1463336v1, whole genome shotgun sequence genome:
- the LOC127810183 gene encoding receptor protein kinase TMK1-like produces MGNPQLGHLLVLSLMWVLASVHGQGSSSDATAMLELRAVLKPPTSLGWTGSDPCSWSHVGCNGGRVTRVQIGHQGLTGSLPASLSNLTALVRFEVMSNQLTGSVPSLAGLNSLQYLLLNNNNFSSFPADFFSGLTSLQAVYLDYNPFSAWEIPPSLREATALQVFSATSANITGKIPDFLGGDVFSGLTVLHAAFNSLEGGLPASFSGSSIQSLWLNGQQSSSKLNGSISVLQNMTQLTEVWLHGNSFSGPLPDMSGLTSLQNFSVRNNQFTGPVPDSLVSLPSLKVVNLTDNLLQGPTPKFESSVAVDMNNGSNSFCLSDPGVECDPSVNTLLSIVESFGYPTIFAENWKGNDACNSWMGIACIDGNITVINFPKMGLTGTISANFSAISSLQRLILANNNITGTIPNELTTLPNLKELDVSNNRINGKIPPFKRNVLVQTDGNPDIGKEKVSPSSPGSPESPSGGPSASTGGSGSGGKKSSSGVVVGSIVGGVCAAFAIGVGVFCLYRAKRKHSGRVQSPNAMVIHPRLSGSDQDAVKITITGSGGTGGTTSETYSHGSSGPSDVHVIEAGNMVISIQVLKNVTNNFSEENILGRGGFGTVYKGELHDGTKIAVKRMESGVVTEKGLDEFKSEIAVLTKVRHRHLVALLGYCLEGNERLLVYEYMPQGTLSRHLFNWKEEGLKPLEWSKRLSIALDVARGVEYLHGLAHQSFIHRDLKPSNILLGDDIRAKVADFGLVRLAPDGKASVVTRLAGTFGYLAPEYAVTGRVTTKVDVFSFGVILMELITGRKALDETQQEESVHLVTWFRRVYANKDSFRKAIDPTIELDEETLASVSTVAELAGHCCAREPSQRPDMGHVVNVLSSLAELWKPSDIDSEDLYGIDFDMTLPQALKKWQALEGMSGIDGSSSSFLGSGDNTQTSIPTRPSGFADSFTSEDGR; encoded by the exons ATGGGGAACCCCCAGCTGGGTCATCTTCTCGTGCTGTCTTTGATGTGGGTTTTGGCGTCAGTCCACGGCCAGGGGAGCTCGAGCGACGCGACGGCAATGCTGGAGCTGAGGGCGGTGCTGAAGCCGCCGACTTCTCTTGGGTGGACTGGGTCGGACCCCTGCAGTTGGAGCCACGTTGGCTGCAACGGCGGCCGGGTTACCCGGGTCCAAATCGGGCACCAGGGCCTGACTGGGTCCCTCCCGGCGAGCCTTTCGAACCTCACCGCCTTGGTGAGATTCGAGGTCATGTCCAACCAACTCACCGGGTCGGTCCCCAGTCTCGCCGGGCTCAACTCGCTCCAGTATCTCCTtctcaacaacaacaatttctcttcctttcccGCCGATTTCTTCTCCGGCTTGACGTCACTCCAAGCCGTTTACCTCGACTACAACCCTTTCTCGGCGTGGGAAATTCCTCCAAGTCTTCGAGAAGCCACCGCCCTGCAAGTCTTCTCCGCCACATCGGCGAACATCACGGGCAAAATCCCCGATTTCCTTGGCGGCGACGTCTTCTCCGGTCTCACAGTCCTCCATGCGGCATTCAACAGCCTGGAGGGCGGCCTTCCGGCGAGTTTTTCGGGTTCTTCGATTCAGTCCCTGTGGCTGAACGGCCAGCAAAGCAGTTCCAAGCTCAACGGCTCAATTTCCGTTTTACAGAACATGACTCAGTTAACCGAAGTTTGGTTGCACGGCAATTCGTTCTCCGGCCCGTTGCCTGACATGTCGGGGCTAACTTCGTTGCAGAATTTCAGTGTGAGGAACAATCAGTTTACGGGTCCGGTTCCAGATTCTCTGGTGAGTCTTCCGTCGCTAAAAGTTGTGAACTTGACCGATAATCTGTTGCAAGGGCCGACCCCGAAGTTTGAATCTTCTGTTGCTGTTGATATGAATAATGGGTCTAATAGTTTCTGTCTGTCTGATCCTGGAGTTGAATGTGATCCATCGGTGAATACGTTGCTTTCCATTGTGGAATCTTTTGGTTATCCGACGATTTTTGCTGAGAATTGGAAGGGAAATGATGCTTGCAATTCGTGGATGGGAATTGCCTGTATCGATGGGAACATTACTGTTATCAATTTCCCGAAAATGGGGCTTACGGGTACAATTTCGGCTAATTTCTCAGCAATCAGTTCGTTGCAGAGATTGATTTTggctaataataatattacagGTACTATTCCGAATGAGCTTACTACTTTGCCTAACCTTAAAGAATTAGACGTGTCGAATAATCGGATTAATGGGAAAATTCCACCATTTAAGAGGAATGTACTTGTGCAAACTGATGGGAATCCGGATATTGGGAAGGAGAAGGTTAGTCCCTCGTCACCCGGGAGTCCAGAAAGTCCGTCTGGGGGTCCTAGTGCTAGTACAGGAGGTTCTGGAAGTGGTGGCAAGAAGTCCTCCTCTGGTGTGGTTGTTGGTTCGATTGTTGGTGGTGTGTGTGCAGCCTTTGCTATTGGGGTTGGGGTCTTCTGTCTTTACAGGGCTAAACGAAAGCATTCTGGTAGAGTCCAGAGTCCAAATGCAATGGTGATTCATCCTCGCCTTTCTGGATCAGACCAGGATGCTGTTAAGATTACCATCACTGGTTCAGGTGGCACTGGCGGGACAACAAGTGAAACATACAGTCACGGCAGTAGTGGACCAAGTGATGTTCATGTCATTGAAGCTGGAAATATGGTAATCTCCATCCAAGTTTTAAAGAATGTTACTAATAATTTCAGCGAGGAGAATATACTGGGAAGAGGAGGATTTGGAACCGTTTACAAAGGAGAATTGCATGATGGGACAAAAATTGCAGTTAAGAGGATGGAATCAGGAGTGGTGACTGAGAAGGGTTTGGATGAGTTCAAGTCAGAGATAGCTGTTCTTACTAAGGTCCGACATCGGCATTTGGTGGCTCTTCTAGGATATTGCTTAGAAGGAAATGAGAGGCTACTTGTCTATGAGTACATGCCTCAAGGAACTCTTAGCAGGCATTTGTTCAACTGGAAGGAGGAAGGTTTGAAGCCTCTTGAGTGGTCAAAAAGGCTATCTATTGCCCTTGATGTGGCCAGAGGTGTTGAGTATCTACATGGTTTAGCCCACCAAAGCTTTATTCACAGGGATCTTAAACCATCTAACATTCTTTTGGGAGATGACATCCGTGCTAAAGTTGCTGACTTTGGACTTGTTCGTCTTGCACCAGATGGAAAAGCTTCAGTCGTCACAAGGCTTGCAGGAACTTTTGGGTATCTTGCTCCTGAATATGCAG TGACAGGAAGAGTTACAACAAAGGTTGATGTGTTCAGTTTCGGGGTCATTTTAATGGAGCTGATTACGGGAAGAAAAGCGCTAGATGAGACTCAGCAGGAGGAGAGTGTTCATCTTGTGACCTGGTTCCGGAGAGTGTACGCCAACAAGGACTCATTCCGCAAGGCCATTGACCCAACAATTGAGCTTGACGAAGAAACACTTGCCAGTGTCAGCACTGTGGCGGAGCTGGCAGGCCACTGCTGTGCAAGGGAGCCCTCCCAGAGGCCCGACATGGGTCATGTAGTCAACGTGCTATCCTCTCTTGCCGAGCTCTGGAAACCATCAGATATCGATTCTGAGGACTTGTATGGGATTGACTTCGATATGACCTTGCCGCAGGCGCTCAAGAAGTGGCAGGCGCTCGAGGGTATGAGTGGCATCGATGGTTCTTCATCGTCTTTCCTTGGCAGCGGTGACAACACCCAAACCAGCATACCGACTCGGCCATCTGGCTTTGCAGATTCGTTCACTTCTGAAGATGGGCGGTGA